GAGCCTACTGaccgagaaaagaggaagcggcagcggcgagcggcggcagcggcaatggcgagcagcgggagcgacaagcaacgggaggcgcgagcgacgaTAACGGCAGCgttgcgtttgcgagcagcgacagcgggagcaggagcggcgagcagcgggagacgcgagcgacgacagcggcagcgtttgcgagcagcgacagcggcaacgtttgcgagatcgggatcggcaacgacgagggttagggttcgattgtcacttatatcagttttagttggttcgattgaaccaactaaccatcatagaccgaaccaggaccgaaccagacctaaaatcctggtttggTCGCCTTGGTTACCCCAGGCGCTCGcctgaagcgcccagcgcctgggttcgggcgagcgcccaggcggcgcctgtttaagcgcgccgcctgggagattagcgaggcgctcgggcctcgcctcgcctcgcccgagtgcctttttaaatcactgcttcatCCATAATCTCCTTCGCTGAGCTCTCCTTCCCCACCTTCCTCCATAACTGCTGgttactcctcttctccttcccccaccttcctccatatatattttttatattttaatattctggAGTGCCTCGATTCGCTCAGACAAGCACCTAGCACCTCAGGCATTTTGAGACCTTGGTTCCTTttgacacttagcaattttagaaACACTGTTTTTTGCAGAACAACTATTAGCATGAAGACAGTTTATACTTTGGATAATCTGCCTATATCCATGAAGCAGCAGGTCATACCCATTAATTAAAAGCGTACATACACATACATGGACACGTATGGTACTTACTGTTTCCAATTTCCAATTACAAGGGAAACAAGGAGAAAACATAGATGTGGTAGTACCATATTTATCCAACTAGAATATTTGGTTATAACTTATAAGGTTTTGCTTTAGTAGGGGAAAAAACTAAGAGCATATCTCAATGTACCTATCGTACTCTCGACCATGGTGACGATCATGATCATCAGATCTATCTCGATCGCGCTCCCTCCTTTCACTTCTGTCCTTGTGGTCTCTATGATGGCCATCACGATCCCTCTCGCGATCTCGATCTTTGACCCTGTCTCTGTCCCGTTCCCTATCCTTGTCACgctccctctccttctccctgCCTCTTTCTCTTTCCTTGTCTCTGCTCTTTGAGGACCCTCTCTCACGTCCATGGGAATCATACTGTAGAAATGAACTATGTTAGTGAAGCTTCATCAAGAGCACCAAGCAGCATACATTGCATCAGATAAGGAACACAAACTGCTGGAAGGTCTAATATCGAAAAAATTTTAGcaaatttgcaaaaaaaaaaaattactgaacCAACTGAAAAACACATACAAGAAAACCATCTTCAACAcaacaaaataagaaaagaaaaccatCTGCAACCCAACAAAATAAGCAGCAGATAGATGGGAGATGAAACATAAAATAAATAGAACTCAGGACAAAATGTACATGATGAAGATAACGATTTAGAAAGTCAAAAGAACTGAACTTTACACCTGAAACCCTAACACCTATAAAACCAAACCAAAAAAGCAACACCTAATTGGGAGATGAAACCTAATACAAATAAGAATCAAAACCAACCGAACATGTTACAGATGGCAGTTTAAAAATCCAAAGAAATCATATTTTACACCTGAAATCCTACAACCTATCAAAATCATCATATTATCACCATAaacaaactaagaaagattctatTTCATGTACACTTTCGATTTTGTGGACCGTATGAATCAAGTAAATAAGGGCATAATTACGTTTCGAAAGACACACAATCAATAAGAATGGATCTGGCGGATAAAATTTGACATCCAATAGCAGGGCGCCTACTTGGAGACCTCCTAGTCTTTCATACTGAATGAACATATGAGTGTCCAAAAAAGTAAACATGAAACACTAAATAAACACTCGATCAAACCCCAGTCCACGTACATGTGCAAGGTAGTAATTAAAAGGACAAAATAACTAAAATTTGCACCTGAACCCTACAATCTAACCAATCATCAATCGGGTTGGTATATCTACTGATAAACCAGCGATGCTGAAGCACGTTCCCCGTACGGGATTCAACTATCAGAAATTGCAGCAAGAAACAATTCCCAAGATCAGTCGCAACAGAAACGGCATCTTTTTACACACAGTTTAGAAACGGAAAGGCGAAATCCACCGTCTGAAGTGGAGAATCGGACGCCAAAATAGCATGTAAACGAAGAGTACCTGAGATCTGGAATCGCCGAAGTCATCGAAACCGCTGCCCTTCGCCGGAGGCGCGGCCGCGCCGTACTCATTGTACTCCTCACCGTTGCCCTCATATCTCTCTCCGTAGTCCGGCATCTTCGATAACCCCTCGTATCTGTCTGCGTCTTCTTCTTTCCCCTCGAAGCCTTTGCTTCGGATCGCGCAAAGGCAGTGGTTTTTAGGGCTTCGAGCGAAGCGGGTGGAGGTGACCGCCTACGTCTCCCGAGCTTCGTACTAATGGGGATGCTATCGGATCATGTCGGATCCGGATCCATATCATTACCGATCCGTACCCGGTATCCAGATACCGGTTATCCAACCCGGATTCGCATACCGGCACCGGGCGGCGGGCGGCGGGCGGCGGAACAGTTTCCTCTCGTGAGAAGTTTATCTAATATATAcagtatttataaaaatgaatataaagGATATGCAATtaatttttttggaaaaaaataattataaatatccTTTTATGTTAAGGGATGTGTTGATCGCTTCAGAcactttggatatatatatatatatatatatatatatatatatatatcattccgAGTGAGGTAGAGGAAAGCTCAATTGGTATGATCATTTGAGCTATACTCCTTGTTGGGATATAATTATCTTTGATCATTGTGAAATTATCATTGATTCGATCTATAGATTTTTTTAAGGTTCTTCCTTTAATACCAAACAATCCGATATAGTGAAATTAATTCGacctagtcttttttttttttttgaagtattgTCACATTATAAagagagaaaaggaaaaaagctTATGAAGAATTTTActcgagagaaaaaaaaaatacatatttcctaatatcccatggtccaatGGGGAAAAATAATGAAACATGCCTGTATCTTACGTTATGTATCTTATTTCAgggctaaaaatatttaaatctcgtATCTTGTTTCCTCTATTCCTACAAACTCTATTCCTACAAAAGATGATGCATCCGACATGATTATTCCTTGGACTTGATACCTATAAGTTGAGCTCAATGGATTGAATTTTGAAGATCAAACTTTAATTGGTCAGAAAAATAATGATCGTTATATTTATAGTTGTTAACCATGGCCCAAGGTTTAAGTCTCCTTATAGCACCAAACAAGCGATCAGAGTCATCACTAGCGATGCAACTTGTGATGACATGATAAGAAGAATTAACAACAAAAACGAATAATAGAACATGAATAGTGAGTGATGCATATCATATGAACATagtatttaataatttaataataaaaataatcacaTAATGGGTATATACGCCTGGAAAAATATAATCTGCATGCAATTTCCACACACAACATAAGATGCCATAATGGGTATGCCTTGGAAAAAGacatttatttattattgaaagcATCATAAAATCTTCATATCATCGTCCCCTATTAGAAACTGGGTTTACATCAAGATGATGAGAATCCTCAACCTCATACTTGAGTAGGGCTTTGGTCATCCTCTTTGCTACTATCATGCCATCCCGCCACTCATGGCTGTTCTTATTATCTGGAACAAAGCTGCAAACAAACACAAGAATTAAATAATGTCAGCACCATACGAAAACATCACACAAAGTCACGAGTTTCCAATGGATCAGCAAGCAGTAGGATCAATAATAGAAAGCTTCTCAGTTTCTCACAAATTTCTACGTGATAAGTTGACAAAGAGATATCATGAGAGGGACCTCGTTTGACACTTTTCAAACACCCCATTGGCAACAGCCTTAGGTAGTCCTAAATCACCCATTTATTTGTGATTTAAAAGGAATATAACATTATAAAAGTACAAAATGGAATCTTCTTAGTAGAAGATCTAACATGGGACTTTCAGATTATAAAAGTTCAAAACAGAGAATTTTTTGTTCAGTGTCATCATAATGAATACAGTCCTAATACAGATCAGCCAATTTGTGAACCAAATTATACTTGCACACCTTTATTTGGCTTAAATTTTCTATGCACATCAAAAACTAGATGCATATGCAAATGGAAAGATAAGGAACCGAAAAAGGAAACTATTATGGTCTTATGGTAAAGAAAGATGAGATTCACATGACATACATGATCCGACAACCACGAAGATAAAGAATCCAAGCAAGATAGGACCAACAGGATAGTTATCTCCTTTCTTTGCTGTTTTCTCTGGAACGGAGCCCCTCTTTGTGACATTCTTCTGAAACTTTGCAATTTTCCTGTCAGCAAGACGCCTTGACGTAGTCTGCACAGTAGCGGTCCCATCAGAGTACATTTCTTAGCATTTTTACCATTTATCAGAGTATACATAGTAAGTTGTACACAAATATCAATTGCAGCAATAGAAAATCAAATCATGGAGACAATTGATTACCAGAGCAAATGGGCTTCTTGGGACCAAATACTTTTAACTACCAGAGTGAATAAGCATACAGCTAGAGACTAAAAAATCCATAGTTCTGAACAAGCTTTCACCATTGCAACCAAAGCTATGGTGAAGGCTAAACCATAAAGAATTGGAAAATCATCTAAGAAAAATCTCAAGTTTAGAAGCCTAATTGCAAAATGAAATTCACAGTGAAACATGGGCAGCACAGGAAAATCATGTAGAACCTAATCTAAGAAAAAATCCCAAGTTCAGAAGCCTAATTGCAAAATGAAATTCACAGTGAAACATGGACAGCCCTGTGCTGTTCATCTCAACCAACCTCAGTCATGGCTAAACACTAACAAAACAATTCTCCTAAGTTATAATAAACTAAAACGAATTTCAATTGTAAAAATAGTAAGATGACAATAATCAGTTAATTTGCTGCGGGAGAAAACTGAagtgaaaaatcatatcataactgcTCACACATGGCCAAACCATTTTCTTCCCAACTTCATGGgcagaaaaaaattaattagtcCGGATAATTTTAAACGCAGACTTTCCTTAATTTTTCTTCCTAAGATTTCTTTCCAAGAgagtaaaaggaaaagaaaggcaaTAAgataaaaactatatatataaactaaaagAAAACCACTTGCTCTTTCCTTGTTTGGACCAAATAAAGAGAAAGGAAGGATCAGTCACAACTCTCTTTTTTTGCTTCAATTCTCTCCACTTTTgggaagaaagaaggaaaaaaaaagtctttTGAAAAAGTGTTGGTTCTCTCCACCTATCTCCCAGGATTTATAACCAAACAAGAGAAAGTCTCTCTCCACTTCTCTTGTTAATGCATTGAAAAGAGAGTATCCACTTTCTCTCCATCCAAATACTTTCGAAAGAGATTCCATAAATATATatagagaggaagagagaaagagaaacatGCAAACAAATCAAGTTGAGACACCCAAGAACTCACTTAATTACAGACTATTACTAAGTGATCACGATCTCTAATAGGGTATATTCCGATACCACCCCCGTAGCAACAATCAACAACCGCGTCAGCGCCATGCGACGCCTCAAGGCTGAGATGGTGCACTGCCTGAACGCAACACCTTGGACTCAGATGGGACGATCACCTGTTCCCGCACTATCCGAGGCTGTACAAGACGACGCTACATAGTATAGAGCCGCTCCAAAAAGCTCGGAACGGTGCCGCACAGGGCTGATCCGTGCAGGTCGGTCGGCGCCCGCATGGAAGGTACGAGTCGACCGCCCGAGAAGTCGACGGCCATTAATGGATCATGTACGACCAACCTTCGTTCGCATGTATAGAAGTCAACCTCCTAACCAGCGTCAGGGGTTGGACTTCAAACACCTCAACTCCCCCTAACTCCACTCAACACTGACTTGAGCTTCGACGAGTCAGGAATCTCCCTCCCGACCTCAGACTGTGTGCAGGAACTCGACGACGAAACAGCAACCCGACGGGGGAGGAAGAGAAACTCCTTGCTCTAACTTGGATCGATTCTGGAGATAAAGCTTGAACACGACCTGATGTTGACCACCCCAGTTCGAGCAGCCATGTGGGTGGCTCTGCGCACTCGGGATCAGACCAAGCCGTGTTGATCCATCGGCCACGACACAAAGTTGCTCAATGTTTTTGGCGCTAGGAGGAGGGCCCGATGTCGTAGGAGCATCCTCCACCAAACAACCCTAGCGAACGCCCTGGCGAGAAGGCACCCGCCACCATTTCCACCTTCACCCTCGAAGGGCAGCTCCCCACTCTCCCGTATATGGATAGAAGCGCCTCGGCTCAGACTCCGGGGCGCTATTGCCGTTTGTTCAACGACCCTAAGCTCTTGTCTCTCGGGGCTAGCGCGGGATAGTTGGTCGTCTCCGCCGAGGCGTTCCTCAACCTCACCCACCAGGTGCAAGCGTTAGCTGGGATGATGCAGACCATCGCACCCCTCATACCCCAGCTAGCTCAGCAGACGATTCTTCCCCCACGATCGTCACCCGTGATCTAACCTACGCTCATCCCTACACCTCACAATGCCGCCCCGGTTGACCAGCCACCTCTGGCTCCAAATGCCCGGGCACCCACGATCCGGGGAGCAATCAAGACACCTGAGGCCAACGACAACATCCCTATGCCCAGATGCGCTACCTCGACCTTCCCCGAAGCCAACACCCTATAATCTGACTCGGCGGACGATTCGTTCTGAGCCCAGTTGCGGTTGGTAAATCGATGCCTGGATGaggtttaaagtgaattccataaatATTAGGAGGAGCTAAGGGAAAGTACCTCGGTAGGGTCCCCCTTTGCCCAAGAAATTCAGGACAAACCTATCCCCCCCAACTTCCACCTCCCGACAAAAGAGGCCTATGATGGTGGCT
The DNA window shown above is from Musa acuminata AAA Group cultivar baxijiao chromosome BXJ2-4, Cavendish_Baxijiao_AAA, whole genome shotgun sequence and carries:
- the LOC103981856 gene encoding uncharacterized protein LOC103981856, which produces MTTSRRLADRKIAKFQKNVTKRGSVPEKTAKKGDNYPVGPILLGFFIFVVVGSSLFQIIRTAMSGGMA